A region from the uncultured Draconibacterium sp. genome encodes:
- a CDS encoding glycosyltransferase, whose amino-acid sequence MLKGKDIICVSYTTWYGPYTKSTVQILSRLAKHNRLVFIEYPFTLKDVVTTLLGKTKVPLARMFGFKNRLKVLQTDVESEVYQLIAPPVFPVDFIKNEKIFKPFYRVNNLLYRWAIKQTMKKLDIKSPVVITAFNALYGLPLVGRLNEKMNVYYCYDGIETRRHGERIFKIDEDFSKAVDGIITTSDYLNIDKEKMNPNSYVVKNGVDYDLFISEAKTDLHSDRKRKIIGYIGSLDHRFDIDTMEYAIKQLSEVNFEFTGDLRNKLIKDRLDGYPNVKFFPPIAPHEVPALLASYDLGVIPYIVNEVNKNIYPLKINEYLAVGVSVVLTSFAKLPEFEQIVRFATDKEEFTRQLNEELSNDSKEKIAERKAFSSKNSWNNKADEFSEVLEQLLNKTKHQ is encoded by the coding sequence ATGCTAAAGGGAAAAGATATAATTTGTGTTTCGTATACCACCTGGTACGGACCTTACACTAAATCAACGGTACAGATTTTGTCGCGTCTGGCAAAACACAATCGGCTTGTTTTTATTGAATATCCCTTTACTTTAAAAGATGTAGTTACCACCTTGCTGGGTAAAACCAAGGTGCCTTTAGCTCGAATGTTTGGCTTTAAAAATCGCTTAAAGGTGTTACAAACCGATGTTGAAAGCGAGGTTTACCAATTAATTGCACCACCTGTATTTCCGGTGGATTTTATAAAGAACGAGAAAATATTTAAGCCCTTTTACCGGGTGAATAACTTGCTGTATCGTTGGGCCATTAAGCAAACCATGAAAAAGCTGGATATAAAATCACCGGTTGTAATTACTGCTTTTAATGCCTTGTACGGTTTGCCACTTGTGGGGCGCTTAAACGAGAAGATGAATGTGTATTACTGCTACGATGGTATTGAAACCCGTAGACATGGGGAGCGGATTTTTAAAATTGATGAAGATTTTTCGAAAGCGGTAGATGGCATTATCACCACATCTGATTACCTTAATATTGACAAGGAAAAGATGAACCCCAATAGCTACGTGGTTAAAAATGGTGTAGACTACGACCTGTTTATTTCCGAAGCAAAAACGGATCTTCATTCCGATCGAAAAAGAAAAATTATAGGTTACATCGGTAGTCTCGATCATCGGTTTGATATTGATACCATGGAATACGCAATCAAACAATTATCTGAGGTAAATTTCGAGTTTACCGGCGACCTGCGCAATAAGCTTATTAAAGATCGACTTGATGGCTATCCGAATGTAAAATTCTTTCCGCCAATTGCACCGCACGAAGTACCTGCTCTATTAGCATCATACGATCTCGGTGTTATTCCATACATTGTTAACGAGGTGAATAAAAATATTTACCCACTGAAAATAAATGAATACCTGGCCGTTGGCGTTTCGGTGGTATTAACTTCGTTTGCCAAACTTCCCGAGTTTGAACAGATTGTGCGTTTTGCAACAGATAAAGAGGAGTTTACCCGGCAATTAAATGAGGAACTGAGTAACGATTCAAAAGAAAAAATTGCTGAGCGGAAAGCTTTTAGTAGCAAAAACTCGTGGAACAATAAAGCCGATGAATTTTCAGAGGTGCTTGAACAATTATTAAACAAAACAAAACATCAATAA
- a CDS encoding glycosyltransferase family 1 protein translates to MKIGIEGQRLYRKKKHGMDMVALELIKNLQVIDKKNEYVVFVKPDEDNTCIPAAPNFKVVKLGGGPYPTWEQFALPRAAKAEGCDILHCTSNTGPIRSSVPLITILHDIIYLESVSIFKKAGTWYQKLGNMYRRWVVPPVVKRSKRVVTVSNFEKNRIKNFMGLGDNLVAIYNGVGEHFKKIEDENLLKAAKEKYQLPDNFMFFLGNTDPKKNTPNVLKAFADFNAQSQVKYKLVMLDYDETALQKILNEIGHPDLRSDIYLTGYVVNTDLPAIINQCTVFLYPSLRESFGIPILEGMACGVPVVTSNTSSMPEIAGDAAAIVDPHKPEEITEAIIKILANEDYKAMLCEKGIENAKKFSWRKMAERNVALYEEVYNELNS, encoded by the coding sequence ATGAAGATTGGAATTGAAGGACAACGACTCTACCGTAAAAAGAAACACGGAATGGATATGGTAGCGCTGGAGCTGATAAAAAACCTCCAGGTTATTGATAAAAAAAACGAATACGTGGTTTTTGTAAAACCCGATGAAGACAATACCTGCATTCCGGCAGCCCCAAATTTTAAAGTGGTTAAATTAGGCGGCGGGCCTTACCCTACCTGGGAGCAATTTGCCTTGCCGCGCGCTGCCAAAGCCGAGGGCTGCGATATTTTACACTGTACCAGCAACACCGGACCTATTCGGAGCAGTGTGCCACTAATTACAATTTTGCATGATATTATTTACCTTGAAAGTGTTAGTATTTTTAAAAAAGCGGGTACCTGGTATCAAAAGCTGGGAAACATGTACAGACGGTGGGTAGTTCCGCCGGTTGTAAAACGAAGCAAAAGAGTGGTTACCGTGTCGAATTTCGAGAAAAACCGCATTAAAAATTTTATGGGTTTAGGCGATAACCTGGTTGCGATTTATAATGGAGTTGGCGAACATTTTAAAAAAATTGAAGATGAAAACCTGCTGAAAGCTGCCAAAGAAAAATACCAATTGCCCGATAATTTTATGTTCTTCCTGGGGAATACCGATCCCAAAAAAAACACACCTAATGTACTTAAAGCATTTGCCGATTTTAATGCCCAAAGCCAGGTAAAATACAAACTGGTAATGCTTGATTACGACGAAACAGCTTTGCAAAAAATTTTAAACGAGATTGGACATCCCGATTTACGCAGCGACATATACCTAACCGGTTACGTGGTAAATACCGATTTACCTGCCATAATCAATCAGTGCACCGTGTTTCTTTACCCATCGTTGCGCGAAAGTTTTGGAATTCCCATTCTCGAAGGAATGGCCTGTGGCGTGCCTGTGGTAACATCAAATACCTCATCGATGCCTGAAATAGCAGGCGATGCTGCTGCAATTGTCGATCCGCATAAACCGGAAGAAATTACCGAAGCTATTATTAAAATATTAGCTAACGAGGACTATAAAGCCATGCTGTGCGAGAAGGGAATAGAAAATGCAAAAAAATTCTCGTGGCGAAAAATGGCCGAGCGAAATGTGGCATTATACGAAGAAGTTTATAACGAACTAAATTCATAG
- a CDS encoding glycosyltransferase family 2 protein encodes MELIQLIIHGFEIVFLVYFGFAAIYIFLFAFVGVFPLKAVVPKNPRKRKMAVLIPGYKEDAVIVEVAKDALNQDYPEEKYDVVVIADSFQQETLDELNSLPIKVVVVSFDVSTKSKALNKAMAQLPGDYEVAVILDADNLMEKEFLTKINHAFENGFMVVQGHRVAKNTNTSFAVLDAISEEVNNHIFRKGHRKLGLSSALIGSGMAFDYHFFKKTMANVKAIGGFDKELELKLLRDRNKIEYLHDALVLDEKVQKSEVFARQRKRWLSAQFVYFRRYFFSGLFHLLTKGNVDFFDKVYQMVSPPRVLLIGLVSIITLVYVVLGVFFPDMDFLKYSMQQWLPVWALVFIAFLLSIPGKFYSMQTLRAVLTLPKAFFLMFISLFKLGGANKKFIHTQHGINEN; translated from the coding sequence ATGGAACTGATTCAACTTATCATACATGGTTTCGAGATTGTTTTTCTCGTTTATTTTGGTTTTGCAGCCATTTATATTTTTCTGTTTGCATTTGTCGGTGTATTTCCGCTAAAAGCAGTTGTGCCTAAAAACCCGCGTAAAAGGAAAATGGCAGTGCTTATACCCGGATATAAAGAAGATGCAGTAATTGTTGAGGTAGCAAAAGATGCCTTAAACCAGGATTATCCGGAAGAAAAATACGATGTGGTGGTAATTGCCGATTCTTTTCAGCAGGAAACGCTGGATGAGTTGAATAGCTTACCCATTAAAGTGGTCGTGGTTTCTTTTGATGTTAGTACCAAGTCAAAAGCACTTAACAAAGCTATGGCCCAATTGCCCGGCGACTATGAGGTGGCAGTAATTCTGGACGCCGACAACCTGATGGAAAAAGAATTCCTTACAAAAATTAACCATGCATTTGAAAACGGATTTATGGTGGTTCAGGGGCATCGGGTTGCCAAAAATACAAATACCTCTTTTGCCGTACTTGATGCCATTAGCGAAGAAGTTAATAACCACATTTTCAGAAAAGGACACCGAAAACTGGGCTTGTCTTCAGCATTAATAGGTTCAGGAATGGCCTTTGATTATCATTTTTTTAAAAAAACTATGGCCAATGTAAAAGCCATTGGTGGTTTTGATAAAGAGTTGGAATTGAAATTATTACGCGACAGGAATAAAATTGAATACCTGCACGATGCCCTGGTGCTGGACGAAAAAGTGCAAAAATCGGAAGTGTTTGCCCGACAGCGTAAACGTTGGTTGTCGGCACAATTTGTGTATTTCAGGCGTTATTTCTTTTCAGGCTTATTTCATCTGTTAACAAAAGGAAATGTCGATTTTTTCGATAAGGTGTACCAAATGGTTTCTCCGCCACGGGTCTTGTTAATCGGGCTGGTAAGCATTATAACACTTGTTTATGTTGTGCTTGGGGTGTTTTTCCCCGACATGGATTTTCTGAAGTACAGCATGCAGCAATGGTTGCCGGTGTGGGCATTGGTGTTCATTGCCTTCTTGCTGAGTATTCCGGGTAAATTCTACAGCATGCAAACCCTGCGTGCAGTGCTTACCTTGCCTAAAGCTTTCTTTTTAATGTTTATCTCGCTCTTTAAATTGGGCGGGGCCAATAAAAAGTTTATTCATACACAACACGGAATTAACGAAAACTAA
- a CDS encoding acyltransferase: MIRSLINKEQQKIREEYGYSSNNLKVKIILLFRLVSYALNLVVTRYRLRNVQEKGRVTFTKKRPVIKNKGFIKMGNLNRINSDIDITRISVRKNAELIIGDNNWISGVRISVSSRVEIGSNTFLAPELLILDGDHHQVGNKSEEGKSDPVIIKDDVWIGNRVILKKGVTIGKGSVVAAGSVVTKSVPDYCLAVGVPARVIRENINQ; this comes from the coding sequence ATGATACGATCTTTAATTAACAAAGAACAGCAAAAGATACGCGAAGAATATGGTTATTCTTCCAATAATTTGAAGGTGAAAATCATCTTGCTATTTCGTTTGGTTTCCTATGCCTTAAACCTGGTAGTAACAAGGTATCGCCTGCGTAATGTGCAGGAAAAAGGAAGAGTAACGTTTACTAAAAAACGTCCGGTAATAAAAAACAAAGGCTTTATAAAAATGGGTAATCTAAACCGAATAAATTCAGATATTGATATTACCCGAATAAGCGTTAGAAAGAATGCAGAACTTATAATTGGCGATAACAACTGGATTAGCGGTGTGCGCATCAGTGTATCGTCGCGGGTTGAAATTGGCAGCAATACTTTTTTAGCTCCCGAATTGCTCATTTTAGATGGCGACCACCACCAGGTTGGCAATAAATCGGAAGAAGGAAAATCAGACCCCGTAATTATTAAAGATGATGTTTGGATAGGCAACCGTGTAATTCTGAAAAAAGGGGTAACAATTGGTAAAGGTTCGGTAGTTGCTGCCGGTTCGGTGGTTACCAAAAGTGTACCTGATTACTGTTTGGCGGTTGGCGTACCAGCTCGTGTTATCCGCGAAAATATTAACCAGTAA
- a CDS encoding UDP-glucose/GDP-mannose dehydrogenase family protein encodes MKISVVGTGYVGLVSGTCFAETGVNVACVDIDEKKIENLNNGIIPIYEPGLEDIYKKNVEKGRLEFTTNLAESIKETEAVFIAVGTPPDEDGSADLKYVLGVAREIGKNMDHYLVVVTKSTVPVGTSAKVKQAILEELEKRNEDIPFDVASNPEFLKEGSAVDDFLKPDRIVIGTESKKAQKVMKRLYKPFLLNGHPILFMDITSSEMTKYAANSMLATKISFINDIANLCEIVGADVDNVRKGIGSDVRIGHKFIYPGTGYGGSCFPKDVQALIRTADEHNYSLEILKAVETVNYRQKEVLFSKLNKRFGGDLKGKKFAMWGLAFKPKTDDMREAPSLVIIEKLIAAGASVVAYDPVAMTEAKRILGDKISYAKDEYEAVIDADALILVTEWSEFRLPNFKVLEKLLKNKLIFDGRNIYDPEELKEMEFEYYAIGRKTN; translated from the coding sequence ATGAAAATTTCTGTAGTAGGAACAGGTTATGTTGGATTGGTTTCAGGAACATGCTTTGCAGAAACCGGTGTTAATGTTGCTTGTGTTGACATTGACGAGAAAAAGATAGAGAACCTGAACAATGGGATAATCCCCATTTATGAGCCGGGCTTAGAAGACATTTACAAAAAGAATGTCGAAAAAGGACGGCTTGAATTTACCACAAATCTTGCCGAAAGTATAAAAGAAACCGAAGCAGTATTTATTGCTGTTGGTACCCCACCCGACGAAGATGGCAGTGCCGACCTAAAGTATGTGTTGGGTGTTGCCAGGGAAATTGGGAAAAATATGGATCACTACCTGGTAGTTGTTACAAAAAGTACAGTGCCGGTAGGAACTTCGGCTAAAGTAAAACAGGCCATACTTGAAGAACTGGAAAAAAGAAATGAAGATATTCCCTTTGATGTAGCTTCAAATCCGGAGTTCCTGAAAGAAGGTAGTGCTGTTGATGATTTCCTGAAACCCGACCGTATTGTTATCGGGACAGAATCGAAAAAAGCACAAAAAGTAATGAAACGCTTGTATAAACCATTCCTGTTAAATGGTCACCCCATTCTTTTTATGGATATTACTTCTTCTGAAATGACCAAATATGCTGCCAATTCGATGCTGGCTACCAAAATTAGTTTTATAAACGATATTGCCAACCTGTGCGAAATTGTTGGAGCCGATGTGGATAACGTACGAAAAGGAATAGGATCGGACGTACGTATCGGTCATAAATTTATTTATCCCGGTACAGGCTACGGTGGCTCTTGTTTCCCGAAAGATGTACAGGCACTTATTAGAACTGCCGATGAGCACAACTACTCACTTGAAATATTAAAAGCTGTTGAAACCGTAAACTACCGCCAAAAAGAGGTACTGTTTAGCAAGTTAAACAAAAGGTTTGGCGGCGATTTAAAAGGTAAAAAGTTTGCCATGTGGGGACTGGCTTTTAAACCCAAAACCGACGATATGCGCGAAGCACCTTCCTTAGTAATCATTGAAAAGTTAATTGCTGCCGGTGCATCTGTTGTAGCCTACGACCCCGTTGCAATGACTGAAGCCAAACGCATTTTAGGCGATAAAATTAGTTATGCAAAAGATGAATACGAAGCCGTTATTGATGCTGATGCTCTGATTCTTGTAACCGAATGGTCGGAATTTAGGTTGCCAAACTTTAAAGTGTTGGAAAAACTGTTAAAGAACAAGCTCATTTTTGATGGAAGAAACATTTATGATCCGGAAGAATTAAAAGAGATGGAGTTTGAGTATTATGCAATTGGTAGAAAAACAAACTAA
- a CDS encoding right-handed parallel beta-helix repeat-containing protein, producing the protein MAGYLSCIDFIQKKSLTSIVCALVFFGAANQLLAKNHTIDQAAPSYIPLSYWETMPVAGDTVFITSGRTKAIKFMELEGEESDPIVFINKGGQVHINDKEQWGGITFHDCKHIKITGTGHGFFKYGFLLSAGTCGLAFSGLSSDCEAAFVKVSDSGFAGIMAKKDYGGSPPTPRPVFQNLHIHDCFIEDVTEGMYLGETKSPGMEFRHVRVYNNIVKNTGRESLQIANMVEDVEIYNNTFLFAGNDGVNFQGNILQIGDNSVATVFNNILIGGASYGIITMGSGNNYFYNNYIASCRGVFIDNRKFTTDGALIEFSGNYFLDINNSDHEVIRNMNEKNFLVVKDNFYDDQYTIFFKNITSVNTNYEVKNNTLQKLKPLKFVNPSQNDYAQKDNSPQEYKDMGAPGGPEYFKDDAEKYETYQEQLILTADMLVDEVIGGSLHSPDYLVDEQNFTPIVGEHPVSESWKPAYNMDKGPYHFYIDLGKEYKLANISLHDMNGIANLEVSIGEPGNWKPLFMESCDKYNTWKVHHVNDSSRYVRLSMHESVYAAVNEIIVYYFAERKAIAKKNGSTWEEDMEQYLQQINSWDPDEIVVIQNPVREKLLVNLPEDKVDDFAIEIYDMRGIKLQEMQVSHCYSSRMTLELSDKLVRGGMFIMRYSNNAGYSKSIKFLRSGF; encoded by the coding sequence ATGGCTGGCTACCTTTCGTGCATAGATTTTATTCAGAAAAAAAGCTTAACATCTATTGTTTGTGCCTTGGTGTTCTTTGGTGCTGCAAATCAGCTTTTGGCTAAAAATCATACAATCGACCAGGCTGCACCAAGCTACATTCCGTTAAGTTATTGGGAAACCATGCCGGTAGCGGGCGATACTGTTTTTATAACATCAGGCCGCACCAAAGCAATAAAGTTTATGGAGCTGGAAGGCGAAGAGTCTGATCCGATTGTTTTTATAAACAAAGGCGGACAAGTACACATAAACGATAAAGAGCAATGGGGAGGAATTACTTTTCATGATTGCAAACACATAAAGATTACCGGAACAGGGCACGGCTTTTTTAAGTATGGATTTTTATTGTCGGCTGGTACCTGTGGACTTGCATTTTCAGGATTGAGTTCGGACTGCGAGGCAGCTTTTGTAAAAGTTAGCGACAGTGGATTTGCCGGTATTATGGCTAAAAAAGACTACGGAGGTAGTCCGCCAACACCACGGCCTGTTTTTCAGAATCTGCATATTCACGATTGTTTTATTGAAGATGTAACCGAAGGAATGTACCTGGGCGAAACAAAAAGTCCGGGAATGGAATTTAGACATGTTCGGGTGTACAACAATATTGTTAAAAATACCGGGCGCGAATCGTTACAAATAGCCAACATGGTTGAAGATGTTGAAATTTACAACAATACCTTCCTGTTTGCCGGTAATGATGGTGTTAATTTTCAGGGAAACATTTTGCAAATTGGCGACAACAGTGTGGCAACGGTGTTTAACAATATTTTAATTGGGGGAGCTTCGTATGGAATTATTACCATGGGCAGTGGTAACAATTATTTTTACAACAATTACATTGCCTCGTGTCGTGGTGTGTTTATCGACAACCGCAAATTTACCACGGATGGTGCATTAATTGAATTCTCCGGAAATTATTTTCTCGACATCAATAATTCTGATCATGAGGTAATCCGGAATATGAATGAAAAGAACTTTTTGGTGGTGAAAGATAATTTCTACGATGACCAATACACTATATTTTTTAAAAATATTACTTCTGTAAATACTAACTACGAGGTTAAAAACAACACGTTACAAAAATTAAAACCACTAAAGTTTGTTAATCCATCGCAAAACGATTATGCCCAAAAAGATAACAGTCCACAAGAATACAAAGACATGGGAGCTCCCGGTGGACCCGAATACTTTAAAGATGATGCGGAAAAATATGAAACTTACCAGGAGCAATTAATTCTTACAGCCGATATGCTGGTGGATGAAGTTATTGGTGGAAGTTTGCACTCACCTGATTATTTGGTTGACGAACAGAATTTTACCCCGATAGTAGGAGAGCATCCGGTAAGCGAATCGTGGAAACCGGCGTATAACATGGACAAAGGTCCCTATCATTTTTATATTGATTTGGGTAAGGAATATAAGCTGGCAAACATATCGTTGCACGATATGAATGGCATTGCGAACCTTGAGGTGTCAATAGGAGAGCCCGGTAACTGGAAGCCACTTTTTATGGAGAGTTGCGACAAATACAACACCTGGAAAGTGCATCATGTAAATGATAGCAGCAGGTATGTGCGTTTGAGTATGCACGAATCGGTTTACGCTGCCGTTAACGAAATTATTGTGTACTACTTTGCCGAAAGAAAAGCCATAGCAAAAAAGAATGGCTCTACCTGGGAGGAAGATATGGAACAGTATCTGCAGCAAATTAATTCCTGGGATCCGGATGAAATTGTGGTAATACAGAATCCGGTTCGGGAGAAATTACTTGTGAATTTACCAGAAGATAAGGTGGACGATTTTGCCATTGAGATTTACGATATGAGAGGGATTAAATTACAGGAGATGCAAGTAAGTCACTGTTATTCAAGTCGAATGACCTTGGAGTTATCCGACAAATTGGTACGTGGTGGCATGTTTATTATGCGTTACTCCAATAATGCCGGATATTCAAAGTCAATAAAGTTTTTACGAAGCGGGTTTTAA
- a CDS encoding glycosyltransferase family 2 protein has protein sequence MNAVEILFWSSLFVIFYSYLGYGILLFILIKIRRILGIAKPFTGNDDYEPEVTLFVAAYNEKDYIDEKVKNSFSLNYPREKVRHVWVTDGSDDGTPDELRKYDGVEVYHEDARGGKIGAMNRGMKFVKTPIVIFSDGNTTLGKDSIQEIVNLFKNPKVGCVSGEKRIINKDADAAAGAGEGIYWKYESTLKKWDAELYSVVGAAGELFAIRTELWQEVEKDTLLDDFIISLRVAMSGYTIQYNPEAYAIETASANVKEELKRKIRISAGGIQSVVRLRSLLNIFKYGTLSFQYISHRVLRWTLTPLLLLCIIPLNFFLAMQSGFAIQNLYTLLFYGQVLFYVAALLGWFLENRKIKVKVLFVPYYFFIMNLSVFLGFKRYMKGNQSVNWQRAKRG, from the coding sequence ATGAATGCAGTAGAGATATTATTTTGGAGTTCGTTGTTTGTTATTTTTTATTCTTACCTGGGCTATGGCATTTTATTATTTATCCTGATAAAAATCAGACGAATTCTCGGCATTGCAAAACCTTTTACCGGAAACGATGATTACGAGCCGGAAGTAACCTTATTTGTTGCTGCCTATAACGAAAAAGATTATATCGATGAAAAAGTTAAAAATTCGTTTAGTTTGAATTACCCGCGCGAAAAGGTGCGCCACGTGTGGGTAACTGATGGTAGCGATGATGGTACCCCTGATGAGTTACGCAAGTACGATGGAGTTGAAGTGTACCATGAAGATGCACGCGGAGGAAAAATTGGCGCCATGAACCGGGGGATGAAATTTGTAAAAACGCCCATCGTAATATTTTCTGATGGCAATACAACCCTTGGCAAAGACTCCATTCAGGAAATAGTAAACCTGTTTAAAAATCCAAAAGTTGGATGTGTGTCCGGAGAAAAACGTATAATAAATAAGGATGCTGATGCAGCTGCCGGAGCAGGAGAGGGGATTTACTGGAAATACGAGTCGACTTTGAAAAAATGGGATGCAGAATTGTATTCGGTTGTCGGAGCCGCAGGCGAGTTGTTTGCCATTAGAACAGAACTTTGGCAAGAGGTTGAAAAAGATACTTTACTTGATGATTTTATCATTTCACTTCGGGTGGCAATGTCGGGGTATACCATTCAGTATAATCCTGAAGCATATGCCATTGAAACGGCATCGGCAAACGTAAAAGAAGAATTAAAACGAAAAATCCGGATTTCAGCAGGAGGAATACAATCGGTGGTGCGTTTACGTTCGTTGCTTAATATTTTTAAATACGGAACACTTTCGTTTCAGTATATTTCGCATAGGGTTTTACGCTGGACGCTTACCCCATTGCTATTACTTTGCATCATTCCGCTTAATTTTTTCCTTGCCATGCAGTCTGGTTTTGCTATTCAAAACCTTTATACCCTGTTGTTTTACGGCCAGGTGTTATTTTATGTAGCTGCGCTCTTGGGCTGGTTTCTTGAAAATCGTAAAATAAAAGTAAAAGTACTTTTTGTACCGTATTACTTTTTTATCATGAATCTTTCCGTTTTTTTGGGTTTTAAACGATACATGAAAGGAAATCAGTCGGTTAACTGGCAACGGGCAAAACGTGGATAA
- a CDS encoding hybrid sensor histidine kinase/response regulator, which produces MNSNLKETTPTILIVDDNPNNIKIVALILRSLKYKIVIATNGEQAIDLVEQTKPDLILLDVMMPKMDGFEACKIIKSKEENESTPIIFITALNDSESLVKGFQAGGVDYITKPFNKDELVSRVKTHLDLKQTRDSLERTTQHLSELNALKDKMFSVIGHDLRSPLSSVKMTLEFLSKITNSPDDPIAENINIMLKTTDEVFGLLENLLGWAKSQSGNLNISKEEIQISDLINSVYLLNKGNLELKKISFKTDVEDSDTVFADLSTIKVVLRNLVSNAIKFTPENGTITVSASKKEGKMQICVADTGIGISEEDLPKILNPNTHHTTYGTNREAGSGLGLNLCKDFVEKNGGTIWVESEQGKGSTFCIELDGV; this is translated from the coding sequence ATGAATAGTAACCTTAAAGAAACAACCCCAACCATTCTTATTGTAGATGACAACCCGAATAATATTAAAATTGTTGCGTTAATATTACGGTCGTTAAAATATAAAATAGTAATTGCGACCAATGGAGAACAGGCTATTGATTTGGTAGAACAAACAAAACCAGACTTAATATTGCTGGATGTGATGATGCCAAAAATGGATGGTTTTGAAGCATGTAAAATAATAAAATCAAAAGAAGAAAATGAAAGTACTCCGATAATTTTTATTACTGCATTAAATGATTCTGAAAGTCTGGTTAAGGGATTTCAGGCCGGAGGGGTTGATTACATCACCAAACCATTTAACAAAGATGAGCTGGTAAGCAGGGTTAAAACCCACCTTGATTTAAAACAAACGCGCGATAGCCTTGAAAGAACCACCCAACACTTATCAGAGCTAAATGCGTTGAAAGATAAAATGTTTTCGGTTATTGGTCACGACCTCAGATCGCCATTGAGCAGCGTAAAAATGACGCTTGAGTTTTTATCAAAAATTACCAACTCTCCTGATGATCCAATTGCTGAGAACATAAACATTATGCTGAAAACAACCGATGAGGTTTTTGGCTTGCTCGAAAACCTTTTGGGCTGGGCAAAATCGCAAAGCGGCAACTTAAATATTAGTAAAGAAGAAATTCAGATTTCAGATTTAATAAATAGTGTTTACCTGCTAAACAAAGGAAACCTTGAACTCAAAAAGATTTCATTTAAAACAGATGTTGAAGATAGTGATACCGTATTTGCCGATTTAAGTACGATAAAAGTTGTACTTCGCAACCTGGTATCTAATGCCATAAAATTTACGCCTGAAAACGGAACAATTACAGTTTCGGCCAGCAAAAAAGAGGGAAAAATGCAGATTTGTGTGGCCGACACCGGCATTGGAATTTCGGAGGAGGATTTGCCCAAAATATTAAATCCGAATACGCATCACACAACTTACGGCACCAACCGCGAAGCAGGTAGCGGACTTGGATTAAACCTGTGCAAGGATTTTGTTGAGAAAAACGGCGGAACCATTTGGGTAGAAAGCGAACAGGGAAAAGGCAGTACCTTTTGCATTGAGCTTGATGGCGTTTAA
- a CDS encoding UDP-glucuronic acid decarboxylase family protein, with protein MKRILVTGGAGFVGSHLCERLLDEGNEVICLDNYFTGKKRKIIHLLDNPFFELIRHDVTQPYFIEVDEIYNLACPASPVHYQYNPIKTIKTSVMGAVNMLGLAKRIKAKILQASTSEVYGDPAIHPQTEDYWGNVNPIGIRSCYDEGKRCAESLFVNYHAQNEVLIKIIRIFNTYGPKMEPDDGRVVSNFIIQALQGQDITIFGDGQQTRSFQYVSDLVEGMIRMMATEDSFTGPINIGNPGEFTMLELASEIIDITGSKSKIIHLPLPKDDPTQRQPDITLAKEKLNGWEPKIPLRDGLTKTINYFDQLLKEGKA; from the coding sequence ATGAAAAGAATTTTAGTAACAGGAGGTGCCGGTTTTGTGGGATCTCATTTATGCGAAAGACTGTTAGATGAGGGAAATGAAGTGATTTGTCTCGATAACTACTTTACTGGTAAAAAACGAAAAATCATACACCTGCTCGACAATCCGTTTTTTGAGTTGATAAGGCATGATGTAACTCAACCTTATTTCATCGAGGTAGATGAAATTTACAACCTGGCCTGTCCTGCCTCGCCGGTTCATTACCAATACAACCCCATTAAAACGATTAAAACTTCGGTTATGGGAGCCGTAAATATGTTGGGACTGGCCAAGCGAATTAAAGCTAAAATTCTTCAGGCTTCAACCAGCGAAGTATACGGCGACCCGGCTATTCATCCACAAACTGAAGACTATTGGGGAAATGTAAACCCGATTGGTATTCGCTCGTGTTACGACGAGGGGAAACGATGTGCCGAATCGCTCTTCGTAAATTACCACGCCCAAAACGAAGTTCTAATTAAAATTATACGAATTTTTAATACTTACGGACCAAAAATGGAACCGGATGATGGCCGTGTGGTTTCTAACTTTATTATTCAGGCACTTCAGGGGCAAGACATCACCATTTTTGGCGATGGCCAGCAAACACGGAGCTTTCAATATGTGAGCGACCTGGTTGAAGGTATGATACGAATGATGGCAACGGAAGACAGTTTTACCGGACCGATAAACATTGGGAATCCGGGTGAATTTACCATGCTTGAGTTGGCCAGTGAAATCATTGATATCACCGGGTCTAAATCAAAAATTATTCACCTGCCTTTACCAAAAGATGATCCGACACAACGCCAGCCCGACATTACTTTGGCAAAAGAAAAACTGAATGGTTGGGAGCCGAAAATACCGCTGCGCGATGGACTTACAAAAACCATTAATTATTTCGACCAGCTTTTAAAAGAAGGAAAAGCATAA